The Dermacentor silvarum isolate Dsil-2018 chromosome 3, BIME_Dsil_1.4, whole genome shotgun sequence region TTGAGTACGGCTGCTCGCCTACTCGGCTGCCACACGCTACTACATCTACTTGGTAGCAGAGCGTGGCGCGTCAGCGCTTGACATTATCACCatgattatgatttattggccacccctttgaaacggagcgttgacgaatagtcacctagccagcgtGATTCAATCAGGTGTCCTATACATGCTTTTATTTAGCATTTTGCACacatttcattaatcttttttttttcaatatctaCCTCGTATctctacctatgactgtaagagatccagTCGTATCAATCTCCTTTCTGTTTTTTTACAAAAATAATATAAACGTCGCTCGCTTATCTCGGCTGCTGGccggttaatgcttccatccactttaaacccaagcgcttctggaaggtgtacgttacctactgttctcactgggtgaatctctttgcattccattacgatgtgctgagtggtctccggatctttggtGCAGCAttcacatgcctcatctagttccgaatatttgctccggtatgttttggtcattaggcaaccggctcgagcctcaaatagcattcgtttgtgttatcgtacagatttttgtttctaatttctttcttttcatttttgtaaatatctattgtcctttttgttttacatttcttgcatccaattcactgtctctatttctatCACTCTCTTTCTGATGACTCATCTTTGTCTCTttgcagtttgaattatcctgtacttggctgccaacattcttgacctcttcctccgttCTGCGTCCGCGCTTTTCAGATAGGGATAGTTGTGCACTTTAgcagcccatttattttcatccatgtttctgagTCTTTCAAAActtattttgctctgtgcttctctgacttcaagagAGACCCAGCCCATGTCACCTTGCGCTTTCAAAAagaccttgcactgcctcatttgtggttgcACCGCGGGCTACCAAAgcagccaaccggcctactgatctttggttaacgtCCAACCCGCAGAAAACACCCGATTtcaagcacagaatggcatttgcgaacgttggcgctggcaccattacttctTTCCAGATTCATTCAATACACTGGGCACCATATAAGCGGCGCCACCGCGAAACCTGCGAATGACCTACGAAATGCATGGTGCGCCACTCCGCGCTCACGCTGAGAAACTCGCCATGCAGTAGTCGGGCTGCTTTTTCGCAACTTCTTtaaacacgctgcgccatctaatAGCTCTGCTGAGAAGTTCGCACTTGGCGTCCGAGCTTCATGGCAGAGTGCCACATGCCCAGCGCTTTCATGGTACAGCTGGGTAAACCTTTGGCATGAAAGACGCTCATGGAAATCGGCACGTACccggtgcatttgtggcacaAGCTGCGaaagcatcgggttgctgtccttgaggatcCCGCGATTCGTGGGTTTCATTCCGGCCAGCAGAGGAGAAATttaaattatcttttttttttcattgtaggGCGGCCTACGCCTACTGGCACATCCACGTGAAAGAAAGTTGGCGtgaaataggttcattgaagaccaccGCAGACCAATTGACACATACAATGTGCGTCTAAGTGTTTCGTTGAGCAGCGGTAAATACCCAGTCCTGACTGTACGGGGACCTATGTTGGCGGTaaagacgttcgttgaagagcggcacatgtgTACACATTGCCACGTGCTCAATGACTCAAGTTGGACCAACGGTTGGTTTCTAACGCTGTTCCGTCAGTACAGcgagcccgatgctctaaccatttgGCTTGGACTACGGAGTGACTCAGATTGCCGGGAAAGCTGTTAGATAAAAACTGACAAATATATACAGATAGGTAGACAGATTGATAGTTGGTCCCTGGAAACTCCGTGAAGTACCCCAACAACGATGACGTATAAATACTAAGCGATTCCGACGATCCCCAGAATTTCGGCAGAATGTTGCTGGAGCGGCAGGTGGCGGGTGATGCCTGTTTGCTCCCCATTCAGAAGGCGTTCAGTGGTGCCATGTATGTGGCGGTACCTGGTGAGCGGTGCCCCTAATGCTAATTATAAAAGGTCCATAGAGTGTTCGGGTGAAGGGTGGCTGTCAGCGGATGCCCGAGCACCATGCCGTAATGTTTATAAAGGATGTGCGGTGGCAGGAATTAAAACAAAATGTCACCCCCTTATGCAGGTTTTGGCCAAGGAATCTTCCTAACTTCGTCTCAGATATACACGCTGTTCTACTTCAGCAAATACCGTGCCTTCGCAACGTCAATTATCAACGTCGCCTTCGCCATATCCGGCATggtcagcccgttcgtgctctcCGGACTCGAGGATGCCTACTTTGTGGAAGGAGCCCTGCTCATTTACGGAGGAATAATGTTAAActcaaccatcatcatcatattggCCAAAAATCCCTCCCAATTTACAGACTGTGCAAGCCGAAGTCATCCCAACTCGGCAGAGCGTGGAACCTCGAAATCAACCCATTTTGTCGCCGTTGCCAGACTTCACAGGTATGATCCACCGAGTCTATGTCGTATTCAACCCACAAATATGGCCATCTGGTAATCACGATAGGGCAGTACAAAGTTTTAATTGGTATGCTTGGTTCTACGTTATGGCTTGGTGATTCAGCGCGCATAAGTGGAGCCTATGTGCATAATATATGTGGATATTCATATCACGTGATTGTTTTCCTTTCCGTATCATTCACACGCAGAGGCTTCCCCGGGTGATTACCCTCCTTGACAAATTCTGAGCCGAATGACTTCGTTGCCTATTGATGAGTCAGAGAGTTAATTCTAAACTTTATATTTAAGTTTTCTAAAATATGTAGTTTCAATAATTGTTCTATATAGGGTGGCGTGTAATAAATATTTTACGACACCTGAATATGTTTTCCTAGCAAAATTTCTTACGTACTACTTCGCGCAAGTGGAATGAAAGCGGAATCACAATAATATAAAAATATGTAGAAAGCATAATATTATAGTTATCAAAATTTATGGGAGAGTGTATAGAATCATTCATCTATAAAAGAAAGCATGACTAATAAtaaaacacaacaaaaacaataacaaatgGCACTCACCAACGAAGTATAACCAGCAGGCCCTAAATTTCCGTGCCCCGTAAAATGCAAGTGTAATGCCGCCGCTCATGCAAACAGTCAATTACTTCCAGTATTGTCTTAACTCTCATATTTGTTTTCGATTTTCCAGTGAACAAAGACACTCAGCAGATGCTTCGCAAATGTCTGGGCGCCAAGAAAGCGCTTCCTTCAAGCAAGTTGGAGCACTATTTAGAATGCCGGCATTGTATGTTTTGGTGGTTACGCTCATCATCGCAGACCTCACAACGGCGGAATTTTATGGTACAGTCGTAGACTACGCCCGCGACCGAGGTTTAGAGCCACGTGACGCCGAGCAGCTGGTGACCTTCGTTTCACTGGGAGCGCTTCTGGGTGGTCTCTCTGTGCCCCTGCTGACTGACTGCGTGCCGTTCATCCGCTGTCCTGCCTACGCTGTCAGTTTACTGGCCGTTGGTGGGTGCCAAATGGTTGCCCCGTACCTATCTGGGTTTACAGCAAATATAATGCTCGCACTATTGGTTGGAGCATTCATGGGATTCATCTTGTGCAGCAAACCCGTACTCCTTGCGGAATCATTCGGTATCCGACGTACGGCGGCATGCCTGGCCCTCATCGGCGTGATCAGGATACCGGTGTCCCTGGTCTGCCCTCTCCTAATTGGTAAGCGTGCGAAAAGCGTCTAAAAGTTTAAAAGGAAACTTTCGTTTATTAAACATGCAGCCACTAATAGCTCCACTACACGTGATGTCAGCCGACAAGAACGAGTCCCAGAAAAAATAAATTAGCGTAACTTGCACTGGAGACAGCGGCgttgatgggcacctagctagtcctggcttttgggctatagGCAAAGCGCTgccaagtcatcgccagcattttccggaatttatttattattgagtgattattgattagctattgattggttatcgcaaggtattcgccacgtatttgggctaggctacctagtcatccccagcatttcccggaatttattgattatttgtcgattatcgattagctattgattggctgtcgcttggctatcgcaaggtattggccacgtttggcctaggctaagcactactaagtcatgcccagcattttccggaatttattgactattgatcgattattgcttagctattgattggctatcaattggctatcgttgactgattaagcttaagtagtcccaaccatgcttaacttGACTTATGCAgtctcagcttcgctagttcacaggggtatgtaccattgcggttggagcctttctgcacaaccgccagggtcggcccacattttctgttcgcatgttacgtactaacgctcggcttaaacagcgccgctgttaatttttttttaaatgcgctaTGTATGCCCCTCATCTTTAAATTAACATTGAGTGTATTTGCTAAAACACCAGGAATTCGGCGTTTAGCCTACGTGTGTACACGGAACGCTAAGCTCAGAAGAGTGAAGGCACCAATCTCACACCCATGGAACAGAAACCTGCGCATAGTCCTTTGGAGTTGCAACCATACCGATACACCAGGGCATGTTTAAATGTTGTTGGACATCACAGCTCACCAAATACGCATGTAAATTCATTATAAATATTAGTACATTTTAACAATTCACGCGGCTCTAAAGCTATTTACTGCGATGACAGCTGCCCCTCACAGTGCCTAGCGCAATCATATATTAAAGATATtgatgataatgattatgatTTTTATGATGATGCTAATAATAAAAAAGCAGTGACAGATGCGTGCTTTGGGGAGTGACCAAAAGTGAGGTGATTTCATGTGAGTGTTAAACAAATAAACTTTAAAACGTACAATTTAATAAATAACATTTCATTGACAGGTAGGGTAGAGATACTTTGTGCTTGAACAGTCATTCTAGATGAAGCGTAGTTAAATTTCTTGAAGACAggatgaacgaagaagcaattgACCAGCGTGGTTAACAATGCAATCATGGACATTCGCAAAGAATGTTCTCTGTGGCGAGGCATGCATCTTTTTAGGTGTTTTACAATATGGAAGCACAGAAAGACAACAGAACAGGAGAGCCTAATGGCAGGTCAGACATTAGCCCTGTAGTTTCAAAAGTATATTGTTTtgagtgaggatcaacgccgGCAGTATTATAAACAGTGGTGTGTAAATATGTATTGATATTTGTGTTTCTAAATTATTGAAAATTGATTCTTGCGACTGTTATTGCTTTCAATTTAGCATGTAGTTTTCACCTTGCAACACCACTTACTTTAGAGCGCCTCTGAAAGTTTATTTGTGCTTATAGCGCGGAATAATCCATCTACTTTTTGGGCAATCAACCATAGTCGGCATGGACCACGTGCAGGATGGACGAAAATAACAGCGGTTCCTCGAGCTGTGTTGTAAATATATATGCGGTTTGATATGTTGGCTCGACGCAGCACGCAAGGCCACTCCTGCGAGCGTTGAACTTCATCGCTCCTTTTTCTGTTCCGGTTCAGCgaaaatggttcagttcagatTAGACTCCTGCACCAAAAACATAGCTGTTCAAGCCGCTGAAAACCTGTTGAAGTTCATTTGCATAATCTAAGAATATTTGCACGAAACCAGCATAAATATTATTTGTAAAAAAGCTTGCGTACATTCCGGGGGCCGTCTATCcatctatgtatgtttgtgtaTTTCGCGCCAACCTGGGTCACTATGTAGTGCATGGTCGAATGGTTAGAGTATCCGGCTGATGTGCTTAGAGAAACCTTAGGGTTCGAAATCAACCATCGAACCAATTTTAGTCACTGAGTaagtggcaatgtgtacatatgtgccgcaCTTCAACGAACCGCTTTCTCGCCGACATGGGTTACTGTAGTTGCGGGAGTGGGTATGTACCACTCTTGAACAAAACTGTCGGACGCCGGGTCTGTAATGCGGTCATAGCACAGTCTACATACCCTCCCACCctgtcactctctctctctcgcttctttctcttccccttctcccttccacCAGCCTAGTGTAGCCACCCGGACTTGGGTTACTAGGTATGTGGCGGTAGGTGTGTGCCGTACTAGACGGACCGGAGAAGTGTGGCAGGGCCCATCTCTCGAGGACTGTCGACGGTAGTGCGTTTATCGTCAAATCAGTATAAGGACAGAACGTACTGCCACCTTCGAAACGGGTTATGTATGACGCATGTATACTGCAGCATGGACTTAAAAACACTTGGTGTCATCTGGTGACGTTACCGCGAAGCCTACGCATGGCCTCAGAAATGCATGGCGTGCCGGTGCGCGCGCACGCTGAGAAGCGCGCCATGGGGCAGCCCGCGGCTGCTCTTTCGCTCTGCTAtctggacacgctgtgccatcatctggtggcgctgccgagaagtccgcgcgttgCCTCCTACACATGAGAATCGTGGCGCACCGGTGCCTACGTACGCTGACGATTGTTTCCTCGCCTGCCGCACAATCAGTAGCTCATACACAGTGACCAATATTGACGAGACtttcattcaagagcggcacatacgcagtgcattcatggcgcagctcgctaaagcgttggcaggaaagacgttcattgaaaagcggcacataccaagtgtaTTTGTTAAGCAGCCTGCAAAAGCGTTGGGTTGCTGTCTTTGATTAGCCCTTGTGAcggtggttcgattccgcccagcaacGGATAAAatttaaaggatttttttttcatttattagcGTGCTTACGCTACTTCACGCACTTTCGGGAGTCCATCTGTGTTTCGATGTGTGTTTGTATCAATGTTTGAGCTGGCACATGGAACATGGGAAGGAGTAGTGGAGCCATCGCTaatgttcgcaaatgccattctgtgccaAAAAAAAATCGGAGATCTTTTCAGGGTTTGAAGTTGACCGAATATCGGCACGCCGGTTGGCTTGGGGAGTCAACGGTAAAACCAGTtcaggcagtgcagggtgacgtgGCTAGGGTCCTCtgttgaagtcagagaagcgtaGATGaatattagttttgaagaaaggctcaggaataCGGGTGAAAATAAACGGACATCTGAAGCACTCAAGCATCTGTACCTAAAAAGCGTGGATAAAGAatcgaggaagaggtcaagaacgtTGGCAggcaagtacagggtaattgaaagtgtgtGTAGACAACCAGGAGTGATCCAAAATAAAGTGAGAGCAACATATaaagtaaattggatgcaaagaatcgaaagaaaaaaaagaccatGGAAATTTACAGGAATGGCATGAAAGAGATTACAAGGGAAAGTGTGCGCGATAACACCGAGGGCAGTGTCTTGCTGTTGGAGGCTCCAGGTGTTTGCCTAAGTATAAAACATACCAAAACAAATATTGGCGGCAAGATAAGGCATACATCTGCTGCAGCTAAAATGAGAAGACCACTCAGCACAGTTTAATGTAATCCGAAGGTATTCACTCAGTCATACCTATACCTAACGTACACATTCCATAACTGGTTGGAATTAAAGTGGATGGAATGCACgcaccagtcagcagtcgagattaGCAACAGTTTTGTttagtattggtgaaaaaaaaagtagggaagagattgacacgaccggatccgttgcacgcataggtagcggtacaaggttgATATGGAAGTTTTGAAGCAGAGCAAAAAATTAAGCAGCTCTATACAAGATACTAGAACAAAAAGCAGGTATAGCATACATGATTcgctcaagcaggctagatggCTATTAggcaccgccccgtttcaaatgggtACTTATTAatctatcattatcatcatcgaaGCGCCAATAGGAGTTCCGCTGAGTGCACGTCTGATAGATAAtttgtttcgacggtggcaatacgttgtgtcgctgtagTGATTGTATGCCATACGCATTTCCGTCAACACTCATCGTGAGGTGGTTTCtgcagcaatgaaaaaaaaaatcaggcaagtttgcactcgatCGCGCCAGGCTTAGGGACaacgaagcttactggctgctactgctaggtatgaacttggttgcggctaggtcccccccccccccccccccctagcttgGTTTAACTTACCTACGCATGTAGGCAGGTATTCTCGAGctatcattttcggaggtaccttccctgtcgcgacatttcgcgtgactagcgctggacgcgtgggcgcctacgagcgacagcgctcctggcatgccacagaCGCAGGctggctaaccaaggttggcagagtgcgaagaacgctgctgcttgccgacgccgaacgcgttggaggctagccactcgatatcaatcggccagcttcgttgtgtcttgagctttgcgcggcctagtgcaagctttcgcctttttgttctttatctcctggctcagcgcgccgcggaaagACGAGAGGCCAGGGTTGGGAAGGCAGGGAGCCGTGCGCATGCGCGCggtctcctcctcttccttctccTGGTTGCCAttgctaccacggctacgcactacaaatcacggctggcttaaacagtgtCGCTGTTAAAAACCGACTTATTTATGGTTAAAATATAGTACAATAAAAAATAGTGATTAAAGGAGCATGTGATAGGATCACTCCGATGACAAAGAACCACGTCCATCTAAAAGGCACGATGGTTCTATAAACCTATAGAGTGCAATGCAATTTGCCCTTCGGCTGCGACCACGCTGCACAGATCCAAAAGGTAGAAAATGTGAAGCATTCATTGCGAACGCGAAATGACGGAGAGCGAGTTCAATGAAAATTTTGCAAATGGAGGTAAAATGGCGGCCGGAAAGAATGGAATTATCATTGGTTGCATCTTCATGAAAATAGAACCAAAGTTTAGAAGTTGATAGTCCAGACCAATAACGAAAACTTTATTTAGGGGTGGCACTCGCCATCGGAACCTAGTTAACGTAAGCTCGCATTCGCGTGACAGGCATTGGTCCGCGTTGTATGGGTAATTTAAATGCTGTAAGTCGACATTGGATAGCACATTGGAAGGTCCAATGCGTTTCAACGATAGTATTTGCTTCAAATGGGAGTTCATGAAAACTGAAAAGGTAAGCGGAACGTAAAATACAGTTACTACTTGGGATTACGACACCAGAGAATTGTCATGTGGTTACTGTTCCTCGGTGTCCTGGAGCAAGCCATTCTGGGGAATCGGCCGTTAGGTCGCGATGCATAGGTATATTTGTTTTACGTCGCCTGCTTCCTCCCCAAATATTTGCGTTCATCCACTACAGAAAACTGTATAAGAACACAGATGTTATAGGGCTGCTTGCTAAGGGGGAAATGTGCGTTGTATAACAACTTTTACCTGAAAGCAAGAATTATGGAAATGTTCAATAAAATATCTGAAAATTAATTATGTTTTTGTGATAACACAGAAAGGGTAGTGTAGATTCGATAAGTTCtcaccttttcttctttctgtcgCAAGCAAATTCCTTCCTGTGCAGCATAATAATGCACCCATGTACATGTACGAAATTTCGCACTCTCAGACTCCCCTTGTCAATTAAGCTATTTATTTAGTAAAATGAATAACATTCTAGAACATTTTATTACCAGTTGTTTCACCAAATCCAATGCTAATCTTTGTTTTTCGCGATGGTTTAGACATTTCACTGTTTAGATGTGTTTGGTTTTGATAATCTTAGTGCATCgtgtttatttttgtttgctttgtGTAGAACAACCGCACTCCTTTACTTCCGTCGTTCAGCAGGACAACGTGAAAGCACTGAAATACCCGACGTAACTTCTCTGGGGCGCTTGAGATGACTCTGCAATTTGAACTGTCTTTACGCATTTTGTTTTAAATTTAACCTTTccttaaataaattatttatGCGGCACCTGAGGAGGCACCTGCATTAAAGGCTTCATGCTTTTAGGCCCCCATGACTCGTTTTGAATGTCCTGCCTGGAACCATCAGGCAGACTCTGAGGCAAAAACCTTTAACAGAACTGATGTCGCGAGCGACATTAGGCAGTACCGCCTAATTTCGGCCGTACCGCCGATTTTGcgcattttcattttctttgtacATTTGCTCTTGACATGCTGTCACGAACAATCTTGAGGCGATTCACCTAATGTCATTCTCGACCACTGCAGTATCGCTCGTTCGGGCCTCTGAAATAGATGGAGAGCAGCCGCTGCTCTCAGAGCCTGTGTGAAGTGCATAACATTGCGCTCATTGCCGAGAACGATTGAAGAGCGTCGTATCTCACTTCATTCGCCTTCCATCGTTCTACCCAACTTTGTTCAAAATTGTTCTATCTACGGGTTCCAAAGCGAAATAGTTAACGCTATTGCACATCCGATTTTCAAAAGCCGATTACAGTGGGGACGTTATCGACATGTGCATTCTCATCCCACTATACCGTACTACATTTGGTGTTCATTTATTGTCTTATGTCTTGATTCGCGTGAAGAAAATGGGTCTCTCCGGCAGCAAATACGCTCTTTCGTAAACTTCATACTTCGACGCTTCCTGTGAAGACGTGCCTGAAGATGGTGCTTTGTTCGCGAGGACACATAGTGCAGATTGTGTAAAAAGCGAGAAACTATCGGCTATCGCTTCAGTAATTGGTGTGACGCAGTATTTTTTATGTTCTACCGCAAACAATAAAAAGGGAATTAGGAACTACGCCTATCACTACAAGCTACCTTTAATCTGACAAAAGACAGAACCTTGCCATACGATCTCATTTGCTCATTAAATTACATAGCCTCTGGAGAACAAGACTGATAGATAGGCATGCCGAACCAGCCCTAACAACGAACACCTTCCAGGAAGAATTAGTTAAAATGCGCTGGTTGTACGAGCGTTTAAGTGAATCTCTTGACTGCTTTCGCGCTCTTCAATTTGTGTTTAA contains the following coding sequences:
- the LOC119443988 gene encoding uncharacterized protein LOC119443988, whose translation is MSGRQESASFKQVGALFRMPALYVLVVTLIIADLTTAEFYGTVVDYARDRGLEPRDAEQLVTFVSLGALLGGLSVPLLTDCVPFIRCPAYAVSLLAVGGCQMVAPYLSGFTANIMLALLVGAFMGFILCSKPVLLAESFGIRRTAACLALIGVIRIPVSLVCPLLIGHFRDSTGSYDGYYRMLGGMSVAAALLFSAHYIFSRGKFTADEQPSVL